TCTACAGCGATAAAATGATTGAGGGCTCGCCTAAGAATGCCATTTCGACCGTGCCGATCATGCCTTGGCCTCATCGCTAGACTTCGCGTATACCCGATGCGCTCATCAAGAATGATCGTTCCTTAGACTCGTACCTCATGGCTAAGCACTCTACTTTCAAAGCCGTGTAACATATTTTTTATCATCTTTGATCAGTAAGAATCCCACGAGGTTCTCATCACATGTTGCGTGATGAGAACCTCTGTAGGTTGACCTCCCTTACACTTTAATCGTTAAGAACAGTGGGTTTCCATTCCGGTGGACAAGTACTAGCGCAAGCTTGTCATGCGTCAGTTCCGAGACGACTTCCTGGTACTCCCGCAGAGAATGAATCTCTTCCTTATTGATTTCACTGATGATATCGCCACGGACAAGACCAGCGCGTTCGGCTTGACTTCCTGGTTCGACATAGGTGACGACCACTCCTTCGGTCATGCCTTTGACACCAAGTGTTTGGGCTAATCGTTGGTCCAGATCCTGAACTTTCACCCCAGCCAACGCGCTCTCATGAACACTTTTCCCGACGCTTGCCAATTGGATGGAATCAGGGTGTTCCGAGATTTTCGTGCTGAGTTTCTGTTCTTCGCCATCGCGCATGATGGTGATATCCACCGAGGTATCGACTGGTGTCCGCGTCACTTCGCGTTGTAACGTGCGTGGGTTCGTAATGGCCACCCCTTGATACATGACGATCGTGTCACCGCGTTGCAAACCCGCTCCCTCCGCTGGACTTCCGGATCGCACATCCGTTACCAACGCGCCTTTGGTGTCATCGAGGTTGAGGGTTTTGGCGAGGTCAGAGGTCAATTCTTGAATGCCAACGCCCAGGTATCCACGCACGACTTTGCCGTTCTTGACTAAGCTATCGAATACGGGTTGCGCCATGCTGGCTGGAATGGCAAAGCCAACGCCTTGTGACCCGCCGGTTCGGGAGAAGATCGCGGTGTTGATGCCGATGAGTTCACCTTGCGTGTTGACCAACGCTCCCCCAGAGTTGCCTGGATTGATCGCGGCATCTGTTTGGATGAAGTCTTCATATTGCGTAATGCCCATGCCCCCTCTTCCCAAAGCGCTCACGATGCCTTGAGTCACAGTCGAACTCAAGCCAAAAGGATTGCCGACCGCGAGGACATAATCTCCAACTTGAAGCTCCGAGATATTTCCCCATTTCAAGTAGGGGAGGTCCTTGGCATCAATCTTGAGGATGGCGAGGTCGGTCTGAGGGTCGGTTCCCACGACGGTCCCTGTGAATTCCCGTTTGTCAACCAGCATCACGGTCACGGTTTTGGCTCCATCGACAACGTGAAAATTCGTGACAATGTGGCCGTCGGGAGAAACGATCACACCGGACCCTGACCCCATGCCGAAATGCTCTTGTGGGGGGCTTGGCATGCCTGGTTTTCCAAAGAAATCTCTAAAGGAATCAAAGGGGCCTTCTTGAAAATTCGAATTCATGACTTTTTGGGCCGTGATGTTGACGACGGCTGGTGTGACTGATTTCGCAATCTCAGCAAACCCATGTTCTTTAACGTGTTGTTGCATTGATGCGTGAGCAGAGTCTGAGCTTTTGGTCGGGGAAGCTAAGGATACGCCGGGAACGTTGATTGACCCCAGAATCATCGACCCAGTGAGCCAGCTTGCGACGACAAGTCCCATGACGAGTCCCAGTGTCTTCCGATTTGTCTTGCTCGTTGTCTTCTGGGACTGTTGGCTAAACGATTGAAACAAATGTCTCATAGTAACCTCCTACATAAAGAGACAAGCGTGAATGTGTGAGTTCGCTGGTAAGACCAGTCGAACAATTGTTAAATACCTTGTATCAGGCAAATATGAGACGGTGATTAAATGAAGATTAAGACTTTCTTAGGCAGGAATGCGACGAGTGCAGAAGCTCTTGGCGGGGAAGCCACGAAAAATCGGACTATACAGGAGAAGTTCACCATCATTTTCCCGTGCTTGGCAAATGAATGCGAGCGTGAATCGTGAATGGAGGCTGGGTGTCTGGAATTGATGAACCGGATCGGACAGTCCATACATGCTATCGGGATTGAATTTTCTTGGTTTGGTCATGTGCGTTTGGAGACTGATTTTATTCTCTGCGTCTCTTCCCATGGCTGAGATGGCGGAGGGGGTAGGATTCGAACCTACGGTCCCGTGAAGGACTCCGGTTTTCAAGACCGGCCTAATCGTCCACTCTAGCACCCCTCCAAATGTCTGCAGTGATACGTGTTGGGCACCTTTGAATGAGCACATTAACATGTATAAGAATGAGAGAGAAGGGGGTTCAGCGGATGAGACAAATTTTGGAGAGCATTTCACGCCCCTTAAACGAAATTATACACGGTCGTTGAAAGCTCTTCTAATGTAACCGGCTTGTGAAGGATGCCGGATAACCCATCTCTTTGCAATTCAAGGACACTCTCAACTTGGCGATATCCTGTGATCAACACTACTTTAATTTCTATGCCCTTCTTCTTTAATTCATAAAAACATTCCCGGCCTGTCATTTCCGGCATGAGATCGTCAAGCAGGATCAGGGAGATATCCTCCTTGGCATGATAGACGACTTCAAGACATTCCTTAGCCGATGAGGCTTCTAGAGTCTTATACCCTAACGATTGCAGCATGCTTGATAGAATAAAACGTGTACGTTGATCATCATCACAGACCAATACATTCAAATTTTTGGGAGGATTCATTTTGAGTGTGGGTTCGAATATCTGAGCCCCCATTTTCTGTAGGGGTTCGGTGGTCAAAAATTCGATCAAAAAGCAAGCCCCACCTTTCTTCTGATTTCTCGCTTTTATCGTTCCGCCATGTTCTTTCACGGTTCCATAGACGACTGAAAGCCCAAGTCCAGTGCCTTCGTGAGATGATTTGGTGGAGAAAAAAGGTTCAAAAATTCTCTCTTTTTGGTCTGGGTTTATTCCTGGACCGTTATCAGTGACCTCTAGACATATTGACTCCCTCAATGACCGTGATCCCTTAGAGGAATGGTCTTCATGAAAAAAATGACTGTTAAACGTTTTGATGTATATTTTCCCGTTTTGCCCATCAACGGCTTGAATCGCATTGATCCCTAGGTTCACAAGCATATTCTTCAATTGTGCCGAATCACCCATTAAGCAGCTATTTGTCGCCAACAATTTAAGATGAAAGTGAGCCTTCTTCTTGCTTCCCCGTCTGAGGAACAAAATGGCATCACTGATAATCTCATGGAGGTCAACGTGAGTAAACGTCGTCCCGCCTTTTTTGGAAAACGATAACAGTTTTTTCGTGAAGGCTTTGGCGTCGTGTGCCGCATCAATAACCGTGGCGAGATAGGGCTCCAAACTGGGGTTCGTATTCCCGGCTTGAATGAGTTGGGCTGCGCCTAATAACGCACATAAGGAATTATTGAAATCGTGCGCCACTCCACCAGCCAGCATTCCCAGTGAGTCAAGTCTTTGCCCATGTTTGAGACGTTGTTCGAGGCTCAAATCCTCAAGGAGAGCTTGTAAGGTTTCTTCTAATTCTCTCAAGTATGTCTGAAAGGGAAAGACATACCCCTTTTCCTGCTGCCGTATCGCAAGGATTCCCCGGTATGCAGAACCGGACTCGTTTGCGTCATTCTCCCATGTCTTCGAAAACGTAAAAAGTGAAAATGTCATTCCATCGCATGTCATGACTTCAGGAGGTGTTTCAGACTCGATTAAGAACGTTTGGATTTTTTCTTTCAGTGCCTTTTTGAATGTCCGATTCGTTATCCAATGAGAGAGCACGCAAGGTTTCTCAGAATCTTTAACGTAACAAAAAAGTAGCGGCTCTTCTCTGTGAAAGTATGACAGGAGCTCGACACTATGTTTAATGAATATGTGTGGCTGTTTGACCGCATATCGCAATCGATTGAATTCTCTTGACAGCACAAGCTTGGCATCACTGACACTTTTTACTAATAAGCAGTTCGCTTGCTGTGCCGTGAGTTCGGTCGCCTGACCAAAAAAACGGAGATTGCCACCCGATAGCACAGCAAGATGCGTGGCGTGCGAAATCGTCTCGTCGTATTTTTCAGTGGAGAACACGAACGTAATACCTTGCTGCGAAAGTCGAACAATTTTCTTGAAAAGATGATCGTTGCTGTGTTCGTCTAAATCCTGAAAGACTCCATTCAATATGTACAAAGATGTCTTGCACAGAAACCCACGAACCAGCGAAGCGATCACTCGTTCTTTACGTGACATCAGAGTGGATGGTCGTTCCCATTCTAACTCTTGACCTAATTCATCATATAAATCTTGAGCCCGTTTACGGAGGTGATTTCTATTTAAAATTCCTTCACCAATCGCCAGTGGAACTCCCAAAAAAAGATTATCGAATAACGAGAGTTCATGGTAATAGCCTAGGTCGCCAAATATTCCTGAGATCGAGATTTTCTCTGACGAGGTAGGATGGAGATCATGGAGATATTGCACGGATCCTTGTGTGGGGTTCAGGTGTCCAGACAATATTTGCAGGAGAGCACTCGATTCGTCAGGGTTTTCACTGGCGATTGCGACAATGGCCCCCTGAGGGATAGAGAACGAGATTTCCCGAAGAATCGGAGGAAACGTCTCACCGTGGTACGACACATCTTCCAAGGTCAGGATATGGTGGCCAGCAGAATTTGAGTAAAGAGACATGGGATTATCGTCTGGGATGTTCAGTGACTGTCAGATCGATCAGCAACGTACTTAAGACCAAGATTCCGGCCATGACATAACTGACCTCTGGCTGGAGCCCTAAAAACTCTAATTGATGCTGAATGATGACGAGGAGGATAGTGATAATGAAAATCCGTGACGGAGAAGGCAGGCGACGTTGAAGGCCAGCATTACTAATGATCACGATTGCCAGGGCATCAAATGGAAGCCGCATCCCAATATTGGGACTCGCGGTATTGAGTCGAGCATAGAAAATCGTGCTTGCAAGGAGGGCCGTCAAGGCAGCGAAAATAAAGGCGAAAATTTTATAATGACGGGTCGATATCCCGCAAAATCGAGCTCGCCTGCCCCCTAATCCTATTGCAATTAAATTCCTTCCGGTTGTCGAACGTCGAAAGAATGCCTCTAAAGCACCTACCAGTGCGAGAAAGACGAGGATGGATGTGGGGAGCCCCCAGACTTCCCCCCACCCTAAGGATTCCCAAACAGCCACGGTTGTACCAGGTTGCGAAGTAGAGGGCATTCCATCGCAGAGAAAAAAAACTACGCCTCGTATGATGAACATCATCGTAAAGGTCACAACCAATGTAGATCCGACTGTGACAGAGATAATTCCGTTAACAAAACCAATGACTCCTACTAGGGGAATAATCAGGAGCATGGCTATGAATGGAGACAGAGTATTGGAGAGCATTGAGAAGGTCATTAAGCTGAACGCAAAGGTTGCTCCCAACGACAAGTCATACTCATTGACATGAAAGACCATTAACGCTCCTAAAGCGATAATCCCTAGTACAGCCGTTTCATGCCCGATGCTTGCTAAACTCCACACGGCGACGTTATGTGGGTTGATGAGTGACAATGTCGCAATAATGCACATCATCATCAGGATCATGACCCATTCGACCGTAGAAAACTTTTGGTAGTCGACAGGGGGTTGATGGTACAGATTTGAGGTTACCACTCTGGCACGATTCCTCGGGCAATCCCTGGAGTCACGAGGACTTGTGGGATTTCAATGAAAAAGTTTACGTGTTCTCCATCCATTAATTTTTGAACTGTTTGAATCACCTTTTGTCCTTCCTCAGCAATGGAAGAATACGTGGCATACTGAATATCTCCAGTATGCATGAAGTTCTTCACATCCTGAGTGAATTCGAGTGTCACAACCTTGATGTCCTTAATTTTATTTTTTTGAAGAATGTGCACGACCGCCACAGCCGCTTCTGCCCATTGTGTGACAATCACCGTACCCAGTGTCTTTTCATCGACCATTCTTTGAATTTCACGTGCGACGATCTGAATATTCCATCCAGGAATGAGCAGCTTTTCGATGAGCGTCCAGTGATCTTTGTGGGCATCAAAGGAATCAAGAAATCCTTTCTCTCGAAATCGTTGCGGTGCTGTTCCGGGCGCCCCTTCAATTAAAACGATATTTATTGGCGTATCTCTTGCCAAAAGTTCGACAGCCTTTCCAAGTATTTGGCCGGCTTTCAACTCATCGCGACCGATATGAGCATTCACAATGGCGGATGGCTGGTTTTGTGTATGACCGACCCCATTTGTGAATGTCACAAAGGGAATAGACTTTTCTCTGATTAACTTAATAATGGCTGACATGGCTTGGTTATCAACAGAACACAGAGCGATCGCATCAAAGGTTTTACCTAACAAAACATTCTCGACCTGCTCTATTTGAACGTAGGGGTCCCATCCGGCATTAAATGTCACGAGATCTATATCAAGTCTCTTCGCTTCTTGATCCATGGCACGTGTTTCAATCGAGAAAAATTTCACGGAGCCTGGAAGGAAGACAGCCATGTGCTTTTTATGGTCTTCGAATTGATGCAGTTGAATGAAAATGTTCAAGATTATCAGGAGACATAAAACCCCAAGCAGAGAAAGCAGTATTTTTTGGGGAAATGCGAACGATGGCATGTCAATGCATCGATGCTCACGCCCCTCTATGTTCAGTGCGTTTATGATACTCATTTCGTACGGAGTGTTTATGGGCTATGCGAATGAGTGCTTTCACAGCCTCATTTGAGCCGTTATGCCGTTTCTTGGGCGTCTCTTCTTACAAGTGAGGAGTGCTCGCTCGTTCATAGCCGTTTCAAATAACTTACCGTATGGTTCCCGTCGTGCCGCGCGAGATTTGTCGTATTTGCTGATTGGAACTTATTGGGATTCGCTATCAATTGAGTGATGAACAAAACAATGTGTCAGGGTAATCTCAGTACTCATGTAGTGTATGTTTGGCTCTCTCCTGTACATTTGTGGGGAAGTGCATTCAATGTGTCACGCGTCTTTTGGTGTCAGCAACGTTCCTGACAGGTCGTCAAGTCCCTTGTTGTTCATCAGATCGCCATATTTTCCCTTCGTAGCCGATCAATCTTCTTCGGAGGATGGCTCAGGTTCTACCCATGGGTACAGAACTTTCTCACATAAATTACAGAGACTGTGGGAAAGCTTAGTGTGGTGGGTGGAACTTAAATAGGCCTCTACACTCTGCCATTCACCATTTTCCTTAAATAGGCTTTTGCAGACAGCGCAGATTATCTGGAGGTTCTTTGTTGAGACGTTTTTTTCATCCATCGTATGTATATGGCAGGTGGTATGAGCGGGTTCTTCCCCTACCATCGTATGATCGGGATTCGTTCGTCTGAGATTCCAGTTTTGATGGCCAAGCTCTGGGAATTCTTTCATGACTTCAAGTATCAGTGAGCGGTTGCTGATCGCGATCTCTTCCATGCCTAACCAGGGCAGGGGTGGGAGTGGAGAGGGGCTGGTCCAGATGATATCGAACAAGCCATCTTCTCGAGCTCTTCCAATGCGTGCGTACCTTCCAACATGATGATTTTTCTGTATCTGAATCATACCGCTAGGGCCATTGAAAAAAGTTCCGATAAGGTGTTCAGACAAGACTTCGCAATCGAAGGTTTTGCAGCGTTCGACTAGTTGTTTCCATAGATACACCTGACTGTAAGATGTCACAACGGGATCGGAGATCGGATAATGTGGGCCAAGATATTCTTTGCATTTTTTCACGAAACGTTGATTTTCATCATCAGGGATCGTTGAAAAATAGTTCCAGCAGGCATAACTCCCTTTGACTTCCTCCGCAATGCTCAGAGATTCGATTTCGGAAAGGCTAAAGGACATAATCGGGATAACTTCAGGGCCTATCCCAGCCTGATACAGTTTTTTGAAAAACACTAAGTTACTGTCTCCATTAAGAGTATTAAAGATTATGTCTGGCTTACATTCGATGATCATGTCGATGAGATTGGAAACATTCGTCGATCCCAACGGTATATATTCCTCACCTAATACGGTTCCTTTATCATTTTTGACGAATAGACTAATCAAGCGATTGCTGGTTCTTGGAAAGACGTAGTCAGAACCAACGAGGACGCAACGGTTGAAGCCTCTCGATAACGCCCACTTTACTCCAGGAAGGATCTGTTGGTTAAAACAACTTCCCGTATATATGATGCAAGGGGCTTCCTCTAAGCCTTCGTATTGCAGGGGATACCAGAGAAGGGATTGGTGTCGTTCAATGATGGGCTTGACGGCTTTTCGCGATGCAGAGGTCCAACAGCCAAACACACAGGCGACATCATTTTTCGTTAAGAGAGTTTCTGCTTGGGATGCATATTCCTCGGGAATTGATTTGCAATCTTTGACGATTGCTTCAATTTGTTGACCCAGCACGCCTCCAGATTGGTTAATTTCGTGAACAGCCATTTCAATGGCTTGTACCATCGGAACCTCATTTAACTTCATCGTTCCGGAGAGCGAATGAATGATTCCAATTTTTATGGTGTGAGTCATGTGTTGTAATCGTCTCTTTAGTGTTCGTGAGTAGATATTCTTTGTACAGCCCTTGATTTGCTTTCCCCGATGACGAATTGTCCGGTAAGGTTGCTCAATCGGAGCCATAGTGCGCAGACTCTACTAATGTGCAGCGCATCATAACGTATGGCATGTCCTCCACTTATTCTGATCTTTCCCTCATCACAACACCATGGCTAAATGCCTTTCAACTGGAGCCATAGGGCATCGGCTTTGAGCGTTTGTCATTTGCGTACCTATAGGAAAAACAAGGTGGATAAGAGCGGAGAGGGGGGCTTTCTGTTTTGGTGTTCTTTCTCATCGTGGCGTCTCTCAATTTCTTGGATGATCTGTGGATGTCCTGCAACACCCCCTTGCACCCCGCGACGCCGCTTCTGTTCAACTCACCACAAACAGCACTTTCGAGTGTAGTCGAAGAACCAAAGTGGCTCGTCTTAGGGATTGAGAAACTGTTCGACGGGATTCTTTGTTATTTTCATTTCTCTCAACCGATCTGGATAAAGTTACAGATACTCTCTAAAAATACGTTTGGATAATATCAGATATATTCCTCACCTCCTGTCTAAATCAAGGGAAAAGACCCGTTAGCTATGACTTTTCCTGAAAATCAGACATAGACTGAAGGCAAAGTCGGAAATTTAGAAGTGGGTACAAGATTCTGGACAATGGATTGAGCTGTGCAGAAAGACCGGCGTACTGGCAGTAGGGGGTTCGTGACAGCAGAATGGTGAGCGGAAAGGACGGCGTTGACGTCGAGAAAAAGGAACCGGGTCGCGACGAAGCGTTGACTAGCTAAAGCAATATAGAATGACTCGTAGAGAATCTCAGTTTACTTGTGTTTATATGGCGGAGGGGGTGGGATTCGAACCCACGGTCCCGTGAAGGACTCCGGTTTTCAAGACCGGCCTATTCGTCCACTCTAGCACCCCTCCAAGGATTATTGGATATGTCGGATATGAAAGTTATTAATACGGACCTATCATGGGAAACTCTATCGGTACAGTTTTGACCGGGAATGAATTGGACGAGATTACTCGCTAAAATTATTCAATCATCAATATGGCATTCCAGGGAAATACCTGTGGGACAAGAGACATGAAGCGGACTCTCCAAACATCTTTTTCAGAATGAGAGCTCCGATGCGCTATGATAGACGTGCTGCGTTCATCTGTCTCACTCATGCTCAACATCAATGTCTAACGGTTTTTCATCCCTTCAATCCGATCAGTTTCCGGAATGTACGGACGAAGCACATCTGGAATACGTACGGACCCGTCGGCTTGTTGATAATTTTCCAGAAGGGCCACCAATGTCCGTCCCACCGCCAACCCCGATCCGTTTAAGGTATGGACGTGGGAAGGTTTGCCCTGCTTAGGTCGAAAGCGAATACCAGCACGTCTGGCCTGAAAGGCCTCGAAATTACTACAGGAGGAGACCTCTCGATAGGTATTCTGTGACGGAACCCAGACTTCTAAATCATACGTTTTGGCCGCGGAAAATCCGAGGTCTCCAGTGCAGAGTGTGATGACCCGATAGGGGAGACCCAAGGCTTGCAAGATTGCTTCGGCGCACGTCGTTAAATCTTCTAGCGCTTGATAAGAGTCTTCCGGTTGGACAAAGTTCACAAGCTCCACTTTTTGAAATTGATGGACGCGAATGAGTCCTTTGGTATCTTGTCCGTATGAGCCTGCCTCTCTGCGAAAGCACGGGGTATGGGCCACGTAACGAAGCGGAAGGTCGGTTTCCGGGAGAATCTCTTGTTGATAGATATTCGTGACCGGTACTTCGGCCGTAGGGATGAGAAAATAGTCCTCGCTCGTTATATGAAACGCGTCGTCTTCAAACTTCGGAAGCTGACCGGTTCCGGTCATGGTCGTGCGATTCACAATATAGGGAGGTAGCACTTCGGTGTATCCATGTTCGCGAGTATGGACATCTAGCATAAAGTTGGCTAAGGCCCGCTCAAGTTTGGCTCCAAGACCGAGCGAAAGCGAAAAACGCGATCCGGTAATTTTGCTGGCTCGCTCAAAGTCAAACAATCCCAGCGCTTCGCCCAGGGTTTCATGGGATTGGGGGGGGAATGCGAAGGTGGGAAGCGTTCCCCAGCGACGAATTTCGACATTATCCTGCTCGCTCGTTCCCTGCGGGACTGATTCATGCGGAGTATTGGGTATCCGGAGCGCGTGGGCTTGGAGCTGTTCTTCGATTCCGCGTAACTGCCCTTCCATGGCTTGAATGCGATCGCCTAGCTCTCGAAGTGTAGCTGTTGCTTCGTCTGTCGGTTGTTGTTGGCGTTTGAGCTTCGCGACCGTATTTGAGCCTTGTTTTAATTGATTCCGCAGCTCTTCGATATTGCCAATCAATTCTCGGCGTTGCTCTGATAATTTCCGAACGAGATCCCAGGGCACCTCTTGCCCACGTACTCCCAACGCGTGTTGCAAAGCTTCGAGCTGATCCTTTAAAACACGGAAATCATACATAGGTTGTCATTCTTAAGGGTTCGTGCATTGTGCTGAATCTACCACTCAGTGTAATGGGAGTCAACGAATGGTATTCGTGATGCTCGTGAGCGAAAAAGAGAGGACCAATCACGAGTGAACATGGCATATGTCTTTCCCTATGAAGATGCGTTTATCCTGGGAGTCAGTTGCCTGATTCTCGTCTTGCTGTACGTGCGCTGGAGGGTTGCTAGACGGCAACAAGCCCGTGCTCCCGAGGAGAAGCATTCAGGAGATGAGTAAGGCAAATTCTGCTCACGAGAGCGTTTGAGTTTTCACCAACCCCTCTTTATAATCCGTCTTCTTTTTGGGGAAAGGAACACTGCATGTCTGATGCGAGTTTGAAACGATCCGACGGACGGCTACCGAATGAAATTCGTCCTGTCAAAATTACGCGAGGGTTTACCAAATATGCTGAAGGTTCGGTGCTGATTGAAATGGGAGAGACCAAGGTCATTTGCAATGCGTCGGTCGAAGAGAAAGTACCGCCATTTCTTCGGGATAAAGGTAAGGGCTGGGTGACGGCAGAATATGGCATGCTCCCTCGATCCACCCATGACCGTATGCCGCGTGAGGCGAACCGTGGGAAGCAAGGCGGACGGACGCTCGAAATTCAGCGGCTCGTGGGCCGCGCCCTTCGTGCCGTGACCGACATGCCCGCACTCGGTGAGCGAACCATCTGGATCGATTGCGATGTCATTCAGGCTGATGGGGGAACTCGGACTGCGGCTATTACTGGCTCGTTTATCGCGCTAGCTGATGCTATGATGAAACTCAAAGAGAAGCGATTGATTAAACAACGGCCCCTGAATGATTATCTAGCTGCAATCAGCATTGGGAAAATCGGTGGAGAGGTTCGAATTGACCTGGCGTACGATGAAGATTCAGTCGCAGACGTGGACATGAATCTTGTCATGACGGGAAAAGGCCACTTAGTTGAAGTGCAAGGTACGGCCGAAGGCGCGCCATTTGAGAAAAAAGATCTTGACGCGTTCCTGTCTTTGGGATGGATTGGCATCCAAGATCTCATCAAAAAGCAAAAAGAACTCATAGGACCTCTGGCTTGACCGACAATTCTCATGCTCTACAGACGCTGGTGCTGGCAACAGGCAATCGGCATAAGCAAGAAGAAATTTTGACATATCTTGCTGATCTTCCTCTCAGGATTTTGACATTGCGCGATTTTCCCGATGTCCCTGCAATTATCGAAGATGGAAAGACCTGTACAGAAAATGCCGAGAAGAAAGCCCAGGGCATTGCCGACTATACTGGACATGTGACGCTGGCGGATGACACCGGACTCGAAGTCGACGCGTTAGATGGACGTCCTGGAGTCTATGCCGCGCGATATGCTGGGGAAGATGCCTCCTACGAAGATAATTGTCAAAAATTGCTCAAAGAGCTTCGGGGCATACCGACTGGACATCGGCAGGCTCGTTTTCTTACAGTAGTGGCGATTGCATTACCGCATGGCGCTGTTGAGACAGTTGAAGGTATTCTCAACGGAGAAATTACGACGCAGCAAAAAGGGACGAAAGGCTTTGGGTACGATCCGGTCTTCTTGATACCTGAGCTTGGAAAGACATTGGCTGAAGTAAGTCTTGATCTCAAAAACAGGATTAGCCATCGCGCCAAGGCCTTGGCAAAAGCCAAAGAGCTCCTTACAACCAAATGGATTCCCCACAAAAAGTCGGGGCGTAGCGCAGCCCGGTAGCGCGCCTGCTTTGGGAGCAGGATGTCGGAGGTTCAAATCCTCTCGCCCCGACCAACCTTCACTCTCCCCATACTCTTAAGTTCTCAGGTATTGTCATATTAATGCCATGTGAACAAAATGTCGTTATTTTGTAAGACACACTTCGTGTACAGGCCAACTCCTGCCAAACTTAGAATACCTGGTTGCGTAACAGCCGATAGTTGACTGCCTAGATCAGGTGGTGACCAAGATGAAACGGATCTTCGTATGCTCGTGCTAGTGATTGCGACGATGTTGCGCGAGAATATCTAGGGAATCGCCATGTTGCTCCACGGTTCGTCACAGATAGTGCCGTTGGCCTTGAACGATCACAAGCATTTCGTCGACCTGCCAGGCATCATTCAGGTGTCCCTGTCGTTTCTTGAGTTTTTGAGTATAGTCCTGGTTAAACTTCTAACACCATTGACGAACGGTTTCGTAGGTGACGATGATTCCGGGCTTTGTACTTTGTCTATAAACATTATTTTGGTATGATTCGCTCCATAGTCGACTTGTAAATCGTCAACCCTTGAAGTGAGCTATGACGCGTAGAGTAGTTATGCCGTGT
The genomic region above belongs to Nitrospirales bacterium and contains:
- a CDS encoding sugar ABC transporter substrate-binding protein; this encodes MPSFAFPQKILLSLLGVLCLLIILNIFIQLHQFEDHKKHMAVFLPGSVKFFSIETRAMDQEAKRLDIDLVTFNAGWDPYVQIEQVENVLLGKTFDAIALCSVDNQAMSAIIKLIREKSIPFVTFTNGVGHTQNQPSAIVNAHIGRDELKAGQILGKAVELLARDTPINIVLIEGAPGTAPQRFREKGFLDSFDAHKDHWTLIEKLLIPGWNIQIVAREIQRMVDEKTLGTVIVTQWAEAAVAVVHILQKNKIKDIKVVTLEFTQDVKNFMHTGDIQYATYSSIAEEGQKVIQTVQKLMDGEHVNFFIEIPQVLVTPGIARGIVPEW
- a CDS encoding ATP-binding protein; translation: MSLYSNSAGHHILTLEDVSYHGETFPPILREISFSIPQGAIVAIASENPDESSALLQILSGHLNPTQGSVQYLHDLHPTSSEKISISGIFGDLGYYHELSLFDNLFLGVPLAIGEGILNRNHLRKRAQDLYDELGQELEWERPSTLMSRKERVIASLVRGFLCKTSLYILNGVFQDLDEHSNDHLFKKIVRLSQQGITFVFSTEKYDETISHATHLAVLSGGNLRFFGQATELTAQQANCLLVKSVSDAKLVLSREFNRLRYAVKQPHIFIKHSVELLSYFHREEPLLFCYVKDSEKPCVLSHWITNRTFKKALKEKIQTFLIESETPPEVMTCDGMTFSLFTFSKTWENDANESGSAYRGILAIRQQEKGYVFPFQTYLRELEETLQALLEDLSLEQRLKHGQRLDSLGMLAGGVAHDFNNSLCALLGAAQLIQAGNTNPSLEPYLATVIDAAHDAKAFTKKLLSFSKKGGTTFTHVDLHEIISDAILFLRRGSKKKAHFHLKLLATNSCLMGDSAQLKNMLVNLGINAIQAVDGQNGKIYIKTFNSHFFHEDHSSKGSRSLRESICLEVTDNGPGINPDQKERIFEPFFSTKSSHEGTGLGLSVVYGTVKEHGGTIKARNQKKGGACFLIEFLTTEPLQKMGAQIFEPTLKMNPPKNLNVLVCDDDQRTRFILSSMLQSLGYKTLEASSAKECLEVVYHAKEDISLILLDDLMPEMTGRECFYELKKKGIEIKVVLITGYRQVESVLELQRDGLSGILHKPVTLEELSTTVYNFV
- a CDS encoding urea ABC transporter substrate-binding protein: MTHTIKIGIIHSLSGTMKLNEVPMVQAIEMAVHEINQSGGVLGQQIEAIVKDCKSIPEEYASQAETLLTKNDVACVFGCWTSASRKAVKPIIERHQSLLWYPLQYEGLEEAPCIIYTGSCFNQQILPGVKWALSRGFNRCVLVGSDYVFPRTSNRLISLFVKNDKGTVLGEEYIPLGSTNVSNLIDMIIECKPDIIFNTLNGDSNLVFFKKLYQAGIGPEVIPIMSFSLSEIESLSIAEEVKGSYACWNYFSTIPDDENQRFVKKCKEYLGPHYPISDPVVTSYSQVYLWKQLVERCKTFDCEVLSEHLIGTFFNGPSGMIQIQKNHHVGRYARIGRAREDGLFDIIWTSPSPLPPLPWLGMEEIAISNRSLILEVMKEFPELGHQNWNLRRTNPDHTMVGEEPAHTTCHIHTMDEKNVSTKNLQIICAVCKSLFKENGEWQSVEAYLSSTHHTKLSHSLCNLCEKVLYPWVEPEPSSEED
- a CDS encoding DegQ family serine endoprotease, with the protein product MRHLFQSFSQQSQKTTSKTNRKTLGLVMGLVVASWLTGSMILGSINVPGVSLASPTKSSDSAHASMQQHVKEHGFAEIAKSVTPAVVNITAQKVMNSNFQEGPFDSFRDFFGKPGMPSPPQEHFGMGSGSGVIVSPDGHIVTNFHVVDGAKTVTVMLVDKREFTGTVVGTDPQTDLAILKIDAKDLPYLKWGNISELQVGDYVLAVGNPFGLSSTVTQGIVSALGRGGMGITQYEDFIQTDAAINPGNSGGALVNTQGELIGINTAIFSRTGGSQGVGFAIPASMAQPVFDSLVKNGKVVRGYLGVGIQELTSDLAKTLNLDDTKGALVTDVRSGSPAEGAGLQRGDTIVMYQGVAITNPRTLQREVTRTPVDTSVDITIMRDGEEQKLSTKISEHPDSIQLASVGKSVHESALAGVKVQDLDQRLAQTLGVKGMTEGVVVTYVEPGSQAERAGLVRGDIISEINKEEIHSLREYQEVVSELTHDKLALVLVHRNGNPLFLTIKV
- a CDS encoding ABC transporter permease, which translates into the protein MVTSNLYHQPPVDYQKFSTVEWVMILMMMCIIATLSLINPHNVAVWSLASIGHETAVLGIIALGALMVFHVNEYDLSLGATFAFSLMTFSMLSNTLSPFIAMLLIIPLVGVIGFVNGIISVTVGSTLVVTFTMMFIIRGVVFFLCDGMPSTSQPGTTVAVWESLGWGEVWGLPTSILVFLALVGALEAFFRRSTTGRNLIAIGLGGRRARFCGISTRHYKIFAFIFAALTALLASTIFYARLNTASPNIGMRLPFDALAIVIISNAGLQRRLPSPSRIFIITILLVIIQHQLEFLGLQPEVSYVMAGILVLSTLLIDLTVTEHPRR